The DNA sequence ACGATCTTGTTTCCTTTTTGCTGTATCGGGTAGGATGATTCCTCCACGAGCAGTGGCTTCTTCCTCTTCTCTTTTTACTAAGATTCTGTCGCCCAAGGGCTTAATTCGGAGGGTCGTTGCTTGATCAGACATTTATATGCTCCTTATGTTTTACGTTCTAAGAGACTTTGTTATTTCTGGCATCACGATAACAAAGTGGTTTTTTTTGTGCAATAATTTTAGCAGTTAATATTGTTGAGTGCTAAAAAATTCAACTTTTTGAAAGCAGAGAAGAGAGTAGATCGATCTTCTTGGTAATGAATGCAAAGGCTTGGTGGAGTGGATCAACCGTTGTCATATCTAATCCCGATTTTTTTAAAATATTTAATGGGAAATCCGATCCTCCGCTTTTTAAAAAGTTTAAATAAAGATCAAGAGCACCTGGCTCGTTGGTGAGAATTTTTTCAGCAAAAGACAAAGAGGCTACAATACCTGTAGCATATTGATACACATAGAAATTATAGTAGAAATGAGGAATTCTTGCCCACTCTAATGCAGATAGTGGGTCGAAGGTTATAACACCTCCATAAAATTCTTGTTGTAAATTGTGATAAGTTGTTGAAAAGAATTCTTCGGTAAGTGCAAGGCCTTGTTCTGCTGCAGAATGAATATCATATTCAAAGGCTGCAAATAATGTTTGACGGAATAGGGTTGAGAATATCGTATCAAGAGTTCGGGTAATGATTATGATTTTCTCTTCTTTAGTTTGATCAGATTTGCTTAGAGCATCCATAAGGAGCATTTCATTAAATGTTGAGGCAATTTCAGCAAGAAACAGAGGATATTGAGCGTTATGATAAGGTTGAGCTTCTGTGCTGAAATAGGTATGCATGCTGTGTCCTGCTTCATGAGCTATAACTGAGACGTCATAAAGTGTACCGGTATAATTTAACAGGATGTAGGGGGGACTATCATAGCATCCTGAAGAATAAGCTCCTGACCGCTTATTTTTATTTTCGTATCTGTCTACCCAGCGATTGAAAAGAAGGCCGTTTCTTAAAATATCAACATAAGTGGTTCCTAGAGGAAGAAGGCTCTCACAGACAAGGTCGACGCCTTCTTCGTATCGATACTTTCTTTCTATAGTTTGAGTAATAGGAGCATAAACATCATAGAAGTGAAACTCTTTTAGATTTAATGCATCTTTCTTTAAATTGAAATAGCGGTTAATCAAGGAGATATGTTTTTTTATTTCTTTTATGAGATTAGTATAAACAGCTATAGGGATATTGTTTTGGAAAAGAGAAGCCTCTAAACAGGAAGCATAGTTTCTTGCTTTTGCTTCAAAGAGATGCGCTTGGACCTTTCCGTTAAGAAGATTAGCGAATGTATTGCGGTAATCATAGTAGCGTTGACATTGAGCTAAATAAGTCGTAGAACGTAACTTTCGATCTGGCGATTGCATGTATAAAGAAGCCGTTGCGTGAGATAGGGGATGCTCTTCCCCTTTAGAGTCTCTAGCTGTTCCAAAGGGAATTTCAGAATCATTCAATGAAGAAAAGGCTTTATTAGAGACGTTAAGGACAGAAAATGCTGAGGCAAGGATCTTTTCTTCATTTGCTGTTCCAGTATGAGGGGCAAGACGGAAAATTTTTTTTAGATAGAATCTATAGGGAGTAAGAATTGCACTTGATAACAAGTAGTTTACTTTTTCTTCAGTAAGGGCAACTAAAGCAGGTTGGATCCATGAGATTTCTTGAGAAAAGAGGGTATAAAGATAGATAGCCGATAGATAGTCTTTCTCTCCTTGGGGACTGGCAATATCTTGATCGTGGATCAGATGAGCGTATACATAGAGTTGATCAAGTTTTCGTTCTACAGAAAATTTTTTCGATAAGAGCTTGTTTAAGGATTCAGGATTATCGATTTGATAATGAGATGGAGCAAATTCAGGCCATATTGGTGAACAATCTTTCCCCGAGCTGCAGAGATCAAAATCCTTTTTCCAGTCCTCTCTAGTCATATAAAGGGGAGTTATATCCCAACAGTTTGCAGGATCTACCTCGGCTCGCATTGGAGGTGTCTCACTTTTGAGTTTTGAGGTCATAAAGATTATTCTCCTTTTTATGATGGAAAATGGACAAGAGGCTTTACTATAGGACAATCTTTAAGAAAAAGCCAAGAACGAATCTTCAGTTAAATATTAGAAGGGGTTATCTGTATCTATGAAAATTGTAGGGACTTGCAGTACACTGTTTAAATGATGGGCAAGAGATTTTGGACCGATTTTTTCTGTTGCTGTATGTCCGAATGCTAAAAAATTAATGTTGTTTTCAAGAGCTGTAGACCAAGCGGGTTCGTCGAAGTTGCCTGTGATGAAACAATCAACCTGACGGGTTACTGCAAAAGAGAGTTCTCTATAAGCGCCTCCAGAAACGATTGCTGCGGAAGAGACTGTCGATGGCCCGCCTAAGGCGGATCCTTTTAAAGGGGCTTGGTAGTACTGAGATAAGAGATTAGTAAAAGTATTTATGTGGACTGGGGAAAAAGATCCTTGGACCCCTAGATTAGGAAAAGAAGAGCCGAAGGGTTGTAGATCCTTCCAATTTAGATCTAAAGCGACTCGCCAATTATTCCCTAAAGTAGGATGGGCATCTAGAGGAAGATGGTAGGCAAGGAGCTGGATATCGTGTTGGATCAGTAACTGGATGCGTTTATACATCATGCCCGTAATAGGGTAGGGCATGCCTTTCCAAAAAATACCGTGATGAACAATTAGCACATTGACATTGGCTTTGATAGCTTGTTTTATCGTTTCTATATCAGCAGTAACAGCAACGCCAATTTTTTTTAGTGCAACCTGAGCATTTCCAACCTGAAGGCCATTAGGTCCGTAATCTTGGAATGTTCCTGAAGCAAGAAGGTTATCGAGGTGAGAAAGTAGTTCCGCAACATTCATAGGGTTAACTTGTAAAATCACAATTATTAATAGATCATTGAGGCCTTATTATAAAGATTCTTGTTTTAAAAAGAAATATTTATATATTTTTTGATACCAGAATCATTTTTTAAATGGTAAAATAAGAGTCCTAATTTCCATTAGTTATGTATGATAAATCTAAATATTTATTGTAATTCGTCCCCCAGAGGTCTTTTAATTCAAGACCATAGGAGTCATATACAGATAGAAAGTAAGACTAGGTATCTTTATACGATTGTTAGTTTCGCCTTTTTAGTTGCTCATTTTATACTTGGGTTAGCTGCTTTGGTTTGCGCTGGGTTCGTTTTAAGCTCCGGGTTATATCTTGGCCTTATCATTCCCTCGCTAGTTTTTGGAATCCTAGGTTTAGCCTTTTTTGCTGCTTATATGAGTTATGAGCCTACCGAGCCTTCTAGTCTCCCTTATTCTGATAAAAATCTCCCCTCTGATTTATGCATTGCTCTTAAAAGTGAGTTGCTCCATAGATTCGGAAAAGATAATCCTGTCTCGTCTAATTTCTTTAATATTCTTTTTGAAGAACACAATCCGACGATTTCAGATCTATACCAGCTTGCATTTCTTTGTGGAGGATTTCCTGAAGATAGTATTCCTCGTCATTCTGAAGCTTTAAATATTTATAAAGCACTCAGTATAGAGGATCGCCGTGCTTTAGCCAACCTGGTGACTGAGGGATTGAACTTAGAAGAGATATTGGCTAAACATTGTCCTGTGTATTGGTTCAGCAATCTTGGAGATATTGTTTATAAGAAACATCACTTAAGCTTGTCTGAGTTTTTGGGACTGGGGCATCCCACATTTCCAGGTTTTGTTCATAAGGATTACCTACCAGTATTAGCTTTATTAGATTTTAATGCATACTCTACTTTATTCTCTTTAAGCCAAAAATATAGAAATTTTGATTCTTGGAAATCTGTAGCTGAAGTTCAAAGTATATTACAGGCTTGTATACCCTCTACAACCGAGGGAAAAGAAGACTTTGCTTCTTGGCTCTATGAGAGTTTTGCTATTGTTGTTTTATGTAAAGAAACTAAAGAACTATTGTCTTATTTAGGAACCGTCCATGCTTCCAGCCTTTCTAAACTTTCTAAGCAGAATACTATAGAAATGTTAGTCGAATGTATTTCTAATGGAGAGATGGGGAACTATGAATGCGGCTTATCTAAAACTTGGAACAATTACTATTCATCTTAAGAATTTTCTAAATCTTAAGATTTTTAGACGCTCCCTTTTTATTTTTTAATCATAGTATCTAAATGTTTTTTGTTGAGGAGTCAAAAATTTTAATCAGACTATCAATAATGATATTTTGTCCATAAATTAGATTTTCTTCACTATGAGCAGATGAAATAAAGCTGGCTTCCAGAGGAGATGGTGAAAGGAAAATCCCGTTATTAAAAACCTCTTGGTAGAATTTTTGGAAGAGTTGGTAATTAGAGGTTTTTGCTTCATCAAAATTTCTCGGATGAGACTCATTAAAGAATAAACTAAACATAGGACCTTGGTATACTAGAGAGACAGGAAATCCTCGAGATTGAATAGCTTCTTCAATTGAAGAATAGAATAGTTTTGCTAGTGCATTTAGATGGCTATAAAACCCTTCAGATTGGCATAGCTCAATGGCAGTACGTCCTGCTACCATGGCCAAGAAGTTTCCCGACATTGTCCCTGCTTGAAATATAGACCCTTCAGGCATAAGTTGATCGAGAATTAAGTGGTGCGCGATTAGTGCTGCTACGGGCATGCCCCCGCCTAGGATTTTTCCATAGACGATAATGTCTGGATAGACGTTAAAGACAGTTTTAGCTCCGTCGAATCCTAGACGAAATCCTGTAACAACTTCATCCATAATAGAAAGGCTTTTAAAGCGTTTGCAGAGCTCTATTATGTGGTGTAGGAATTCAGGTTGAGGAAGTACAACACCCATATTTGCGCATATCGGTTCAAAAATAATTGCAGCTACCTGAGATCCTAAAGATTCCATAACAAGGGTGAGAATATCACTATTGTTATAGGGTAGGGATAATAACAAAGGACTCGCAGAAGATTTTTCTATTAATAAAGGGAGTTTCTCAATAGTTTGTTCATTGATTGAAATGCTTTCAAGAAGAGTATCTGCGTGACCATGGTACGCTCCTATGAACTTAATGACGATAGGTCGATTTGTAATGCCTCGAGCAATGCGGACTGCTGTCATTGTTGCTTCAGTTCCTGAAGATATAAAGCGGACTTTATGTTCCTTCAGTTTTAAAGAAGAAAGCAGCATCTTACCAAAGAGAATTTCTTCTTCAGAGGTTAATCCATATGAGGTTCCTTTTAGGACACCTTGTTGAATAGCTTTGACGATTTTCGGATGCCCGTGACCATGAATTAAAGCTCCCCAACCTATGCAAAAATCAATAAACTCCTGACCTTGATTATCTAAAAAAACATCGCCTTGTGCTGAACTAACTATAGGTGGGGTGACCCCTACAGAACGACATGCTCGAACTGGAGAGTTAACTCCACCAGGGAAAACCTGACAAGCCTCTTTAAAAGTTAGTGGAGTCTCTTGAAGAATCGAACAGTTGAACATAGAGTGTCTTACAGTGAATTTGCATGCATTTTGAAACACCTTGTCTTTAATGGCTAGAAAAAGCGAATAGTTAGTTCAACATTAGGTTATCTGGGACTGTAGAGAGGGAGGCATATTTTCCTCCAAGATCCTTAAGAACAGAAGCCCAGAGATCTTCTGGTTCCGAATAGAAAACATAATCTTTATTTGCTCGAGTTAGAAACCAGTCATTACTTAAGAATTCCTTTTCCAATTGGCCCGCTTGCCATCCGCTATAGCCAAAACATAGATTAATCTCGGGGCCGGATGTGCTACAGGCAACTTCTTGGAGAAAAGAGAGGTCGCCTCCTAAATATACTGAAGGACAAATTTCTAAAGTTTGTTCAGGAATTTCTGAACATGAGTGAAGCAACATCATTTGATTGGCTTGTAGGGGTCCTCCCATACAAAAGCGAATATTTTGGTTAGAGACTTTTTCAAACGTGAAGATATCGTCAGAAATTTCAAAGCCTAAGGTTTTATTTAAGATCAAACCAAAGGAACCATTAAGACTATGTTCGCATAGTAAAATAACACTGCGAGCAAAGACTCCTTGATTCATATCAGGAGAGGCAACCAATAAAGACCCTTTCTCTAATCGTGCATAAGGAATTTTCATAATATCTCTCAGTTTATTCTTCATAGGGGATTACAGCATCGAAGATTGCTTTGACACATAATATAGGTACTTTATGAGTTAGGGCAAGAGGAATACTGTCACTAGGCCGGGCATCTACATCAACAACATATAGAAATTCCCGGTCTTTTTGTTCTAAAAATAATCGTGTATAGAACACATTATCTTTATAATCGTTAATCACAACATGTAAAACACGGATGTCGAATCCTGATGTAACAAAATTCACTAGGTCATGAGTAGAGGGTCTTTGTGGAGAATCCCCCTCAACGTCGATGCCTTGAAAGGCTTGTCCCATAGAAACATGCCCGTAGATAGCGAACTTCTTTTCTTCAGTACCTAAGATCATGCCGGCATAATTACAAAAACTTACGAGCTTGTAAAAATTAAGGAGTATTAAAGGTGTTTGTTCTAGTAGTTCTTTTTCTAAGTTCATACAGAATATTTTTTGTTAATTAAACCTTGGCTATTGCTAGACCATACTTCGACTTTTTCTATAACAAACCCGACTTCAATAACACCATGAATTTGTATTAACTTAAATAAGTCTTCTTCAGGATTTGGATAGAGATTAGGAAAAATAATGTCATACATGTAATTACCACTATCTGTAATAAACAAGTCTCCGTTAGGTTGTAGACGCCAAGACCCTTGATATCCAAGGCTTAGGATTTGTTCAATAATAGCCAGACAGCCAAAGCGGCTGATTTCTAAAGGAACACCGAACTTTCCCAACGTCGAAACCTGTTTGCTTTCATCAATAAGGATAATTCTCCGTTTTGCGGCTTTTAAGAGAATTTTTTCTCTAAAAATAGCGCCTCCACCTCCTTTAATCATATGTAAATTAGGATCGACTTCATCAGCACCATCTACAGTAAGATCTAGCGTAGAGAATTCTTCGGGATTTAAGATAGGGATTGAAAGGCTCTTTGCTAGAGAATGCGAATTTTGAGAAGAAGCTACAGCATAAATTTCTAGAGATTCTTTATGCATTCTGTTAGCAAGAGCAGAGATAAATTCTTTGGCTGTAGATCCGCTTCCTAAACCTATGATCATTCCCGAAGCTACTTCCATAGCAGCTTTAGAAGCAAGGTGTTTTTTCTGAAGAAGATAAAGATCCTTTTCCACTATATAATTCCTATAGTATATAGATGCGAGATGTTTACAATACTATATAAAAGTAAAGGGTTTTCAGACGAGTGTTTCAAGGGCGAGAATTGGCGTATTCGATTTTTCAAGGAAAAGCTGTGATTTTCATTAGAAATTTAGATTGTCTTAGACTGTTTTTCTAATAGTATAGGTTTGATTGTCAAAGATTTTTTTCGATAGAATAATTTAATTTAAGCTTTCGAATTTTTGAAATGTTTTCGTTATTAGTATTGTCCTCTGTACAAGAAAGAACAGTAAAATTGTCAATGAAGCATATTACGCAAACTGATCTAGATAACTCACCGTCATTGAATGCGTCTTTAACTCTTTTCGTTCCAGAACTTTTTATTATCGCTTTTGCTCTGAGTTTGTTTGCAATGTTAAGGTCGTTTGGGTTTCGATTTTATTAAGGGAACGGCATAAAACTGAAAAAAGTTCCTCTATAGGGTAAGGGTTTATAAAAATTTTAGCGAGTGTTTTCCTATGGCTTTAGAAGCGCTGTTCTTTTTTCTAAAACATAAAGGGAAAAAGTATTGTTATATCAATTTATAAGATAAAATTATCAAAACCACTAAATTTTTATAACAACGGCTTATATTGTGCTCTAAAGATTTTTTATAGCAAAATTTATGGATTTTTTATCTTTCCTATGGAATAAGAGCAACCATTTTAAGAAGTGTGTTGGGTTAATTATATGGCGAAATTTTCTGATGCTGTTTCTGAAGCTTTAGAAAAAGCTTTTGAATTTGCAAAGTCTTCAAGAAATACCTATGTCACAGAAAATCATCTTTTACTTGCTTTACTCGAGAATACAGAATCCCTCTTTTATTTAGTAATCAAGGAAATTCATGGGAATCCTAGTTTACTCAATACTGCCGTTAAAGATGCTTTGTCTCGGGAGCCTACTGTAGTTGAAGGAGACGTTGATCCTAAACCTACTCCGAGTTTACAAACTCTTCTTAATAATGCAAAACAGGAGGCAAAAGCATTAGGGGATGAGTACATTTCTGGAGATCATCTTTTGCTTGCCTTTTGGCAGTCAAATAAAGAACCGTTTAACTCTTGGAAACAAACAACGAAGGTCTCTTTCGAAGATCTTAAAAAGCTCATTACTAAAATACGACGTGGAAATCGTATGGATTCCCCAAACGCAGATAGCAATTTTCAGGGGCTAGACAAGTATTGTAAAAACTTAACAGTACTAGCTCGCGAAGGCAAACTTGACCCTGTTATTGGAAGAGACGAAGAGATTCGTAGAACTATACAAGTGCTTTCACGTAGAACTAAAAATAACCCTATGCTTATTGGTGAGCCTGGTGTAGGGAAAACTGCTATAGCAGAAGGGTTAGCACTTAGACTAGTTCAAGGGGATGTACCTGAATCTCTTAAAGGTAAGCAGCTTTATGTCCTAGATATGGGAGCTTTAATTGCAGGAGCTAAGTATCGAGGAGAATTTGAAGAAAGATTAAAAAGTGTTTTAAAAGATGTAGAATCAGGAGACGGAGAGCACATTATCTTCATTGATGAAGTGCATACTCTTGTTGGGGCAGGAGCTACTGATGGAGCAATGGATGCTGCTAATCTTTTAAAGCCTGCATTGGCAAGAGGGACCTTGCACTGCATTGGTGCTACGACCCTTAATGAGTATCAGAAATATATAGAGAAAGATGCTGCTTTAGAACGGCGATTTCAACCTATTTTTGTTACTGAGCCTTCATTGGAAGATGCTGTTGTTATTCTTCGTGGACTACGAGAAAAATATGAAATTTTCCATGGTGTACGAATTACAGAAGGAGCTTTGCATGCTGCAGTCCTACTTTCTTATCGTTATATTCCAGACCGTTTTTTGCCAGATAAAGCTATCGATTTGATAGATGAAGCAGCAAGCTTAATTCGTATGCAAATTGGCAGTCTTCCTCTCCCTATCGATGAAAAAGAAAGAGAACTTGCTGCTTTGATCGTGAAGCAAGAGGCAATAAAGCGCGAGAAAGCTCCTTC is a window from the Chlamydia serpentis genome containing:
- a CDS encoding Nif3-like dinuclear metal center hexameric protein; amino-acid sequence: MNVAELLSHLDNLLASGTFQDYGPNGLQVGNAQVALKKIGVAVTADIETIKQAIKANVNVLIVHHGIFWKGMPYPITGMMYKRIQLLIQHDIQLLAYHLPLDAHPTLGNNWRVALDLNWKDLQPFGSSFPNLGVQGSFSPVHINTFTNLLSQYYQAPLKGSALGGPSTVSSAAIVSGGAYRELSFAVTRQVDCFITGNFDEPAWSTALENNINFLAFGHTATEKIGPKSLAHHLNSVLQVPTIFIDTDNPF
- the rpiA gene encoding ribose 5-phosphate isomerase A, producing MEKDLYLLQKKHLASKAAMEVASGMIIGLGSGSTAKEFISALANRMHKESLEIYAVASSQNSHSLAKSLSIPILNPEEFSTLDLTVDGADEVDPNLHMIKGGGGAIFREKILLKAAKRRIILIDESKQVSTLGKFGVPLEISRFGCLAIIEQILSLGYQGSWRLQPNGDLFITDSGNYMYDIIFPNLYPNPEEDLFKLIQIHGVIEVGFVIEKVEVWSSNSQGLINKKYSV
- the pepF gene encoding oligoendopeptidase F, which gives rise to MTSKLKSETPPMRAEVDPANCWDITPLYMTREDWKKDFDLCSSGKDCSPIWPEFAPSHYQIDNPESLNKLLSKKFSVERKLDQLYVYAHLIHDQDIASPQGEKDYLSAIYLYTLFSQEISWIQPALVALTEEKVNYLLSSAILTPYRFYLKKIFRLAPHTGTANEEKILASAFSVLNVSNKAFSSLNDSEIPFGTARDSKGEEHPLSHATASLYMQSPDRKLRSTTYLAQCQRYYDYRNTFANLLNGKVQAHLFEAKARNYASCLEASLFQNNIPIAVYTNLIKEIKKHISLINRYFNLKKDALNLKEFHFYDVYAPITQTIERKYRYEEGVDLVCESLLPLGTTYVDILRNGLLFNRWVDRYENKNKRSGAYSSGCYDSPPYILLNYTGTLYDVSVIAHEAGHSMHTYFSTEAQPYHNAQYPLFLAEIASTFNEMLLMDALSKSDQTKEEKIIIITRTLDTIFSTLFRQTLFAAFEYDIHSAAEQGLALTEEFFSTTYHNLQQEFYGGVITFDPLSALEWARIPHFYYNFYVYQYATGIVASLSFAEKILTNEPGALDLYLNFLKSGGSDFPLNILKKSGLDMTTVDPLHQAFAFITKKIDLLSSLLSKS
- a CDS encoding ATP-dependent Clp protease ATP-binding subunit, coding for MAKFSDAVSEALEKAFEFAKSSRNTYVTENHLLLALLENTESLFYLVIKEIHGNPSLLNTAVKDALSREPTVVEGDVDPKPTPSLQTLLNNAKQEAKALGDEYISGDHLLLAFWQSNKEPFNSWKQTTKVSFEDLKKLITKIRRGNRMDSPNADSNFQGLDKYCKNLTVLAREGKLDPVIGRDEEIRRTIQVLSRRTKNNPMLIGEPGVGKTAIAEGLALRLVQGDVPESLKGKQLYVLDMGALIAGAKYRGEFEERLKSVLKDVESGDGEHIIFIDEVHTLVGAGATDGAMDAANLLKPALARGTLHCIGATTLNEYQKYIEKDAALERRFQPIFVTEPSLEDAVVILRGLREKYEIFHGVRITEGALHAAVLLSYRYIPDRFLPDKAIDLIDEAASLIRMQIGSLPLPIDEKERELAALIVKQEAIKREKAPSYQEEADAIQKSIDALREELASLRLGWDEEKKLISGLKEKKNSLESMKFSEEEAERVADYNRVAELRYSLIPQLEEEIKQDEISLNQRDNRLLQEEVDERLIAQVVANWTGIPVQKMLEGEAEKLLILEESLEERVVGQPFAVSAVSDSIRAARVGLNDPQRPLGVFLFLGPTGVGKTELAKALADLLFNKEEAMVRFDMSEYMEKHSISKLIGSSPGYIGYEEGGSLSEALRRRPYSVVLFDEIEKADKEVLNILLQVFDDGVLTDGKKRKVNCKNALFIMTSNIGSPELAEYCSEKGNEITKEAVLSVISPILKKYLSPEFINRIDEILPFVPLTKEDIVKVVGIQMRRIAQRLKQRRINLSWDDSVTLFLSEQGYDRAFGARPLKRVIQQKVVILLSKALLKGDIKPDTAIELTMAKGVLVFKKANTSS
- a CDS encoding YqgE/AlgH family protein — translated: MMKIPYARLEKGSLLVASPDMNQGVFARSVILLCEHSLNGSFGLILNKTLGFEISDDIFTFEKVSNQNIRFCMGGPLQANQMMLLHSCSEIPEQTLEICPSVYLGGDLSFLQEVACSTSGPEINLCFGYSGWQAGQLEKEFLSNDWFLTRANKDYVFYSEPEDLWASVLKDLGGKYASLSTVPDNLMLN
- a CDS encoding bifunctional nuclease family protein produces the protein MNLEKELLEQTPLILLNFYKLVSFCNYAGMILGTEEKKFAIYGHVSMGQAFQGIDVEGDSPQRPSTHDLVNFVTSGFDIRVLHVVINDYKDNVFYTRLFLEQKDREFLYVVDVDARPSDSIPLALTHKVPILCVKAIFDAVIPYEE
- the hemL gene encoding glutamate-1-semialdehyde 2,1-aminomutase — translated: MFNCSILQETPLTFKEACQVFPGGVNSPVRACRSVGVTPPIVSSAQGDVFLDNQGQEFIDFCIGWGALIHGHGHPKIVKAIQQGVLKGTSYGLTSEEEILFGKMLLSSLKLKEHKVRFISSGTEATMTAVRIARGITNRPIVIKFIGAYHGHADTLLESISINEQTIEKLPLLIEKSSASPLLLSLPYNNSDILTLVMESLGSQVAAIIFEPICANMGVVLPQPEFLHHIIELCKRFKSLSIMDEVVTGFRLGFDGAKTVFNVYPDIIVYGKILGGGMPVAALIAHHLILDQLMPEGSIFQAGTMSGNFLAMVAGRTAIELCQSEGFYSHLNALAKLFYSSIEEAIQSRGFPVSLVYQGPMFSLFFNESHPRNFDEAKTSNYQLFQKFYQEVFNNGIFLSPSPLEASFISSAHSEENLIYGQNIIIDSLIKIFDSSTKNI